A part of Flavobacteriaceae bacterium GSB9 genomic DNA contains:
- the glgB gene encoding 1,4-alpha-glucan branching protein GlgB has product MAQVKVYSLFTEFDINLFKAGKHYRLYEKFGSHLVTVDGIEGVYFAVWAPSAKQVSVIGDFNYWMEGEHQLNVRWDSSGIWEGFIPLVEKGAKYKYKIQSHNNDIKTEKADPYARRYEHPPSTASIVWDDDYKWKDKNWMKTRKKNNALDAPYSVYEVHLGSWKKNVEENRFMSYYELADDLVNYVKDMNFTHVELMPIMEYPYDPSWGYQLTGYFAPTSRFGYPEEFKYLIDKLHQNDIGIILDWVPSHFPEDAHGLGFFDGSHLYEHPDKRKGYHQDWKSLIFNYERNEVRSFLISNAIFWMDQYHADGLRVDAVASMLFLDYSREDGEWEPNIYGGRENLAVISFLKELNEEIYASFPDVQTIAEESTAFPMVSKPTFVGGLGFGMKWMMGWMHDTLEYFAKDPVYRKYHHNEITFSLAYAFTENFMLPLSHDEVVYGKNSIVGRMPGDEWQRFANLRLLYGYMFTHPGTKLLFMGGEFGQYNEWDFQESLDWNLLDFKPHKDTQNFYKALNKFYKTTPALYEKPFSGEGFEWISYDDHENCVISYIRKGYNPEENVAVICNLTPSIRENYRIGVPVKGKLKEIFNSDLEEFGGSGVSNTKQITIKKTPWNGKDYSAEVTLPPLAVTVFQFKS; this is encoded by the coding sequence ATGGCACAAGTAAAAGTTTACAGTTTATTTACAGAATTCGACATCAACCTTTTTAAAGCCGGTAAGCATTACAGGCTTTACGAAAAATTTGGTTCACACCTAGTTACCGTTGATGGTATAGAAGGCGTCTATTTTGCCGTATGGGCGCCCAGCGCTAAGCAAGTTTCTGTAATTGGTGATTTTAATTATTGGATGGAAGGCGAACACCAGCTAAACGTACGTTGGGATTCCAGCGGTATTTGGGAAGGTTTTATTCCTCTTGTTGAAAAGGGGGCAAAATATAAATACAAAATACAAAGCCATAACAATGATATAAAAACCGAAAAGGCCGACCCCTATGCAAGACGCTACGAACACCCACCAAGCACCGCATCTATAGTTTGGGACGATGACTACAAGTGGAAGGACAAAAACTGGATGAAAACCCGTAAAAAGAATAATGCGCTAGATGCACCATACTCTGTTTACGAAGTCCATTTAGGCTCTTGGAAGAAAAATGTAGAAGAGAATAGGTTCATGTCGTATTATGAGCTGGCAGACGATTTGGTAAATTATGTAAAAGACATGAACTTTACCCATGTAGAGCTTATGCCTATTATGGAGTATCCTTACGACCCCTCTTGGGGCTACCAACTTACGGGGTATTTTGCGCCCACATCGCGCTTTGGTTATCCCGAAGAGTTTAAGTATCTGATTGATAAACTCCACCAAAACGATATTGGTATTATTTTAGATTGGGTACCGTCGCATTTCCCTGAAGATGCTCACGGTTTGGGCTTTTTCGATGGTTCTCACCTATACGAACACCCAGATAAACGTAAAGGCTACCACCAAGACTGGAAAAGTTTAATATTTAATTACGAAAGAAACGAAGTGCGTTCGTTCTTAATAAGTAATGCCATTTTCTGGATGGACCAATACCATGCCGACGGGCTGCGTGTAGATGCCGTAGCATCCATGTTATTTTTAGATTATTCACGTGAAGACGGCGAATGGGAGCCTAATATTTACGGTGGCAGAGAAAACTTGGCTGTTATAAGTTTTCTTAAAGAATTGAATGAAGAAATTTATGCATCCTTTCCCGATGTGCAGACCATTGCCGAAGAATCGACAGCCTTCCCTATGGTTTCAAAACCCACTTTTGTTGGCGGATTAGGTTTTGGCATGAAATGGATGATGGGCTGGATGCACGACACGCTTGAGTACTTTGCAAAAGATCCTGTTTACAGAAAATACCATCACAACGAGATTACCTTTAGTTTAGCATATGCCTTTACCGAAAACTTCATGTTGCCTTTGTCGCACGACGAAGTGGTTTATGGCAAAAACTCAATAGTAGGAAGAATGCCCGGCGATGAGTGGCAACGTTTTGCTAACCTCAGGTTGCTCTATGGCTATATGTTTACACACCCAGGAACCAAGTTATTGTTTATGGGCGGTGAATTTGGACAATACAATGAATGGGATTTTCAAGAAAGTTTAGATTGGAACCTACTAGATTTTAAACCACATAAAGACACACAAAATTTCTATAAAGCACTAAACAAATTCTATAAAACAACACCAGCGCTTTACGAAAAACCATTTTCTGGCGAAGGTTTTGAATGGATAAGTTATGACGACCATGAAAATTGTGTGATTTCCTATATCCGAAAGGGCTACAACCCTGAAGAAAACGTTGCTGTAATTTGCAACCTAACCCCTAGCATTAGAGAAAACTACCGTATTGGTGTTCCGGTTAAGGGCAAACTAAAAGAAATCTTTAACAGCGATTTAGAGGAATTTGGTGGTAGTGGCGTTTCAAATACAAAACAAATAACCATTAAAAAAACACCTTGGAACGGCAAAGATTATTCAGCAGAAGTAACCTTACCGCCTTTAGCTGTAACGGTGTTTCAATTTAAATCTTAA